In the Zingiber officinale cultivar Zhangliang chromosome 5A, Zo_v1.1, whole genome shotgun sequence genome, GCGcacggatcccttccgggcgctcggaactccgggagcccggacctccttgttccagaaaactccttttccctgcaaaacaaagttagtccgaggcaatatatatatatcctgcaaaacagattgttagcacattttataatagtatgaattaatacaaatagtatgacttagattccgtctttccgagaccggaatctagtcacgatctcgacttagacatccgaaatggatctaagccggatcgacgcctaatgttcccttcccgggaactcgtcctcgcagtcactcccctctagtgacttacctcacttacctgccagacgtccggtcagcccttcgacccgtctggacttcttgccagctatccggtcagcctatcgacctagctggacttctcgccaagcgtccggtcagcccgtcgacccgcttggacttctcgccagctatccggtcagcccgtcgacctagctgggcttcgtgccagacatccggtcagcccgtcgacctatctgggcttctcctgtacactcgatcagagtgttaaacaacaacagactaacttaacctgatttgtcattcatcaaaacctgggttaaatcgttagtgctaaccgcaccaacaatttcaACAGAAtcgagtctgtttcaagattggtGGATAATATGTTGCCAGAGATATCAGGGAATTAACTGAATTGAAATtatacaaaatcaattctaacttatatGTCGAGATGacatgagctgataatctcaggctgcacGGCGACTGGTTTCTACTAATTGCTTAATGCAGACAGAGCACCGATTTCGAGCAACAAAGTATGAGCGGGTGAAGCGGCTGATAGGCGAAGGGACCGAGGCCTGTAATGGtcgcaatttccttgaaacagatttgccctacctccggctgtgcttcgaggtttcctCGGGTCGTttatttcccaggatacaatgacAAAACCACGAacacaaccaagcactggttATTTGTGGCGAACTGAGAATGTACTTGAGTGCTATCATGAGTAGTTAAACTGAGCGGATGCACGATTGAGAGAAGAAtcggggaacgaaggtggagggATTCTCTTGCTTTCGCTTCTCTTACGCGTCtctctttgctcaagatccagcatccttatataggagctctcaccttGCTTGCAATAAATGATCAAGTTATGATAATTTAATGCTCggtttaatgtcgtcattaatgagtttaatgtgttcattaatgtcgagacgttacgaaattattattaatgagtttaatgtcgccattaATACTGAGATGTTACGAAATCATTATTAATGTCGAAACGTTATGGAGTCaccattaatttcacattaatacTTCCGTTACACTCTTGAGCATGTAGCAAAAAGAGATTTATGTTGGTTTATTCTTTTGGGAAAATTTTACctcgaccggtccggcattcgacatgcataggtcatgctcgcacacgagtcaaccttggttcagtaAAATCTAGACATTGGATTTGCACCCATCCCTGTGCGCTTACGCATGAGAGAGTCTCTCTCTATGTATATGTTTATAACATCAATGCAtatgtcataatttaaaccaataatAAAGACAAGAGACTTTTAATATGGGACTAAACTCATACACAATAGAACCTCTTCGTCTTcatctctttattccattcacattttcaACACATTCATCACCTTCTTTTGCAGGCTAAGTATGCTCTACAAAAGAATCAATGAAGTGCCCATGTGAAAGCATCGGTAGATGTTTCAAATCCTCCATGAAGATCTTCCAAAGTACAATGCATAATTCGTGCACCATATTTTATATGGCAAAAGGTGACTCGTTCATCCTGATTATCTCACTAATGGTACCATAGCAAAATGAAAAAACTAAATCATAATAATTGAGCGGCCTTTCTAGATGGTTggaattttatttcttttatgataatatattatTGAAGTATCAATTCGGGTATGTCTACCTgtttttttaaaatgcttttactATGAATATCAGTGGAAATCCTAGAGGTTGCCCCCTTTACTTTTGGGGTGTAGAATTAGATGAGTACTGATTCTTAGTCCATTGTCAGAGAGAAAACAGTATGTGCTGTAATTTTGTTTTGATGTAGATGTTTGTTTTTCTCTAGACCTGGTTAATTGGTGCGGTTCTAGAGCCTCTTAGGggtataatcgagtcgagctgagtcgaactcttggatgtttgagtttgactcgtttataatcgaaccgagctcgaactttatttaacgaatatatttatgactcacgagcttatttgaacttttatcgaggctaaacgaacttaataaatataaattataaatttaaatattcattaaaaaataaattatatatttttaaaaaattataatattcttgttaaaatttataattttattctaataaataaatttaatatatttatctatatttttcataagtagagtgtaaaatctataaattcaatataaaaattattatttttttatttaaaaattgatttatgagcttaacgaacatgttcatgaACTAACGAGctaaatattgtgaagcttgagcttagtttgtttatcttaacgagactcattaaatgagctcaaacgaacttttatcgaatcaaacttcgaatagctcacgagtaacttggctcatttacacccctagaacCTCTAATCATTTGATTATGTTTAAAATGAGAATACTGAAAATAACTCAGTTCATTGATTAGGGCTACTAGCGGGCGGTGGAACAGAGCTCGGCTTTCTTCCCCAGAGTGGAGAACCCGTATCAAAACTCGAGTCCATGCATGGCATTGCCCTTAAATGCCATCGGGGCCAGCATAGAGCCATATTTATTGCTATATATAGTAATCCACTGCATCAAGGTTCTCGGGCAAGGAGAGTTACCGGCCATGGCCGCCGTCCCCATGCTGCTGCTAAAGGTCTCTGCTCAAGTGCGCTTCACGTGCTGCAGGGTTGTCCGGAAGCTGGAGAGCTACGGCTTCAGGAGCTGCTCCAAATTGCATCACGTCGATCGTCATTCCCTTTCCCCCACCGTGGCCGGCGGCGGCTCTTCGCATGGAGGAGACGGCCAAGCCCTGGTGTGTGACTTCGAGGGCGCCTTGCTGAGCACCTCATGCACCTTCCCTTACTTCATGCTCGTGGCTTTCGAGGGCGGCGGCCCGCTGCGAGCCCTCCTCTTGCTCCTCCTCTGGCCTCTTCTGTGGGCCTTGTCGCGCGTCCGCAGGGAGAGCACGATGCGGGCCATGGCCTTTGTCACCTTCTGCGGGCTCAGCGCCGGAGCCGTCGATCTGGTGCGCAGGGCCGTACTCTCCAAGTTTTACCTGGAGAACCTGCGGCTCCAGCCATGCGAGATGCTCGCGGCCTGCACGGGGCGGCGGGTGGTGGTCACCGCCATGCCGAGGCCCATGGTGGAAGGCTTCCTGAGGGAGTATTTGGGCGTCAGCGAGGTGGTGGCGCCGGAGCTCCAGGTGGCGGAGGGCCGCCGCCATTTCACCGGCTTCCTCTCTGTTTTTTCAAGGCAGAAGGCTCTCGAAGAGCTCTTCCGGGAGAGCAAGGCTGACGTAGCGGTTCTGAGCCCCTGCAACTCTCATGATCACCTGCTCGCCACCTACTCCAAGGTTCGCCGCACCATTTCCTCTGACATCTTTTCCGGCGGCAAGTTTTGCATGACACGTCGCGAGCTTCAAAATTGGAAACGTTTTAGTTTAATTGATTTATCGCGGAATGAGCAGGAGATTTATGTTGTGAACGAGGAAGGAGCGGCGACGGCGTTGCCGAGGGACAAGTACACGAAGCCTCTGGTTTTCCACGACGGCAGGCTCGCTTTCTTCCCCACGCCCTGCGCCACCCTCGCGTTCTTCCTCTGGGTGCCGATTGCGGTCCCGCTGGCCATATCTCGGATCTTGATCGGCACCGTGTTGCCGTACGACCTCGCGTTACTCGTCGCCGCCTCGGCCGGCATCCGTTTCCGCCTCGGCGGGCAGCTGCCGGCGGCACGGAAGGGCGTTCTCTTCGCCTGCAACCACCGGACGCTGCTCGACCCCGTGGTGCTCTCGGCGGCGCTGCGGCGGCCGGTGCCGGCGGTGACGTACGGCCTCAGCCGCGTGTCGGAGATGATCGCGCCGGTGCGAACGGTGCGGCTGGCTCGCGACCGGGTCCGGGACGCGGCGACGATCCGGCGGATGCTGGAGAAGGGGGAGCTGGCGATGTGCCCGGAGGGGACCACCTGCCGGGAGCCGTATCTGCTGCGTTTCAGCCCGCTGTTCGCGGAGGTGGCCGACGACATCGTTCCGGTGGCGGTGGAGACCCGGGTGGGGACGCTGCACGGCACCACGGCCAGCGGGAGGAAGTGGTTCGATCCGGTTTCATTCCTAATGGACCCGGCGCCGGTGTACGAGATACACGTGCTGACGCCCATGCTCCCTGCCGGCGGGAGGAGCCCTGCTGAGGTGGCGAACGCGGTGCAGAGGCGCATAGCAGAGGTGCTGGGGTTCGAGTGCACTGGGCTCACGCGGCGAGAGAAGTACTTGTTGCTCGCCGGAAACGAAGGGGGTGACGGCTGGCGGTGAAGGCGAGAAACCTTAATTAGTAATTAGCATAAGAAATCGCAATATAATGTTGTAATGGGAAGCATCAGGCCAAGTACCTGCCTTAGAAATGGAATGTTTTTTTACCTATGCACTATCTATGAAAGGGATCGGCGTATTTACAGTAAATCGTGTTGGTTCGAATTGTCAGCTAGAATTGAATTATAATATATACTAACGAAAATTATatgttttttatataaaataaaaaaaattaatcatgaaaaaaatttataataatacggTAGCTGAGTCTTGAATTCTAGATcattgattgtttcgcttgtagaATTATtaataaactttgaaattatttttagtgtaaatagaaaaaagtaCATTAATATTTTAGACTtcaccaaaattaattagtaaagggaaagatttttaataaaataataagatattaattaatatataaatataatattattaaaatatctttaataattatttataaaatgtaTTTTGACAGAACATATTCTAATCATTTAACACTACCCATTGTaaatattccttttaaaaaaaacatattaaacggatatttttataaaacaaaacaaaaaaaaacattccATTTGAAACAAAACCGTATacttttaaatccattaaaatctatgttttgtaaaaaaaaaataatattaataatcagGTAAGTAATGTTAAACTTAGAGCTACGGTCCAAAGCTCAATATCCCTTAAATTGTGCATTTCATTTGAAAGAAAGTGCTTGGATGATAATTATACATCCTTGTATTTCACTATAGCTGATGATATAGTGATAATGGTGGACCCATTAAATACAGGTCAAACAATGGAGATAGCGATCGATGTAGAGGTTAAAGTCAAGAAGATTAACGCTAGAGAATCAACGAAGTCATCAAAGCGAGGTTGAACAGAGCTCTCCTGTAGTGGCCGATCGGGCATGAACCGCTCGACCAGCAAAGGGCTAGTCCAAACAGAATACCCGTACAGTCAAGATCATCAGACGCTCATCATAGAGCAGAGGAACGGTCGGACAATCGGAGTGTTAGTCTGGTCGGGCGGAAACAAGCTATCGAGTCGAGTCACCGCAGGGAAGAGCAGTCGAGTCCGATCGAGCAGAGGAGTTCCCTGCCGAGCGGCTATCTCGCTTGGCCGTGTAGAAGGACAATTGATGTATCCTTAATATTCTTCTGGGAGATAGTGCCGCTGACACAACGCATGGTCAACAggcggatcgtacgacggaagcttctatcATCTTGTAAGGGATATGCATGttctgttaaggtatgatgtcagaggtactttcctaaAATGTCCTTTTATAAGATAAATTGGAGAACGCGGCCAATCCTCAAGAAGCATGCACGTCGCCCGCTGGGGCGCTATATAAACGAGGGTCCATGCACAGGCGGAGGTACGCATTATTCAGTATTCACGCTTATGTTCACTGTTGCTCTGTCTTCTTCCCTCTTtctgatgactgacttgagcattggaggaccAATGCCGGGGACCCTTtctctggctcggcactgacatttCTTGTGTTACAGAGTGAAGCGAGGTCTACATCCAATCAACGCAACAATCATATCCCCAGCTAGCCATCTTCCCGATTTTCGGATAAGATCATATTGGCACCGTCTATGAGAACGTAGCCTGCATTCGATAcatgaagatggaggacgcttGATGACTCACCACGGTAACTTTAACAAAGGAAGAGCTGGATATACTGATACAAGCCCGAGTAGCAAaaatagtggagcaacaacaacatgAGCTATCCGAGCGCCAAGTACATGAGCCTGCTGCATCAGTAGTGAGCCATCAGGCCGGATATAGGGACCGAGCTGAGCATGCATCCGTTCGGGGCCAGAATAAGAAGTTGACCGACACATACGGGGGCGCGCCCAATGCGCCGATCTCCTTCTATCGGGCACTGTTCCATACTCCATCAGAGGAGCAGTGCCAAGCGGACAAGGAACGAGGATCCTCCTCGGATGATGCGCCTGTTCGGGATGTGTAGAAAGGAAAAGCACCAAGGAATGATGATTCACCCGAGCAGATCAACCAATAGTTCTCTCAGAGAATCTTGGACGACCTTCTGCCAAGACACTACACCCTACTGGCGATTGGGGAGTACAATGGAATAATAGATCCGGGCGACCACCTAGGGAAATTCGACAACGTGTCcatgctccatcaatacaccgatggagtaaagtgtttggtcttcctcaccacccatTTCGGATTGGCGCAACGCTAGTTCAGATGTCTGCCAATCGGATCAATTTATAGTATTAAGGATTTCCGAGCAGCGTTCTTGCACCACTTCGCCAACAGTCGCCGCTACCAGAATACAAGTGTTAACCTGTTGCGCTGAAGCAGGGGCCAAGGAAGCGATGAGAGCCTACATTAAGCAGTTCAACTAGGTGACCATGAATATTCCATCGGTCTCCTCGGAGATATTGGTGAATGCCTTCGTCCAAGG is a window encoding:
- the LOC121979357 gene encoding glycerol-3-phosphate acyltransferase 1-like — its product is MAAVPMLLLKVSAQVRFTCCRVVRKLESYGFRSCSKLHHVDRHSLSPTVAGGGSSHGGDGQALVCDFEGALLSTSCTFPYFMLVAFEGGGPLRALLLLLLWPLLWALSRVRRESTMRAMAFVTFCGLSAGAVDLVRRAVLSKFYLENLRLQPCEMLAACTGRRVVVTAMPRPMVEGFLREYLGVSEVVAPELQVAEGRRHFTGFLSVFSRQKALEELFRESKADVAVLSPCNSHDHLLATYSKEIYVVNEEGAATALPRDKYTKPLVFHDGRLAFFPTPCATLAFFLWVPIAVPLAISRILIGTVLPYDLALLVAASAGIRFRLGGQLPAARKGVLFACNHRTLLDPVVLSAALRRPVPAVTYGLSRVSEMIAPVRTVRLARDRVRDAATIRRMLEKGELAMCPEGTTCREPYLLRFSPLFAEVADDIVPVAVETRVGTLHGTTASGRKWFDPVSFLMDPAPVYEIHVLTPMLPAGGRSPAEVANAVQRRIAEVLGFECTGLTRREKYLLLAGNEGGDGWR